ATAATAGGACAGCTCCTGGGTGGCCTGAATGCACAGTTTCAGGTGGGCCACCGATATTAGATCCTCCTTGGCGTCGCTATGGAAGTTGATATTCTTCGTAATGGAGTGTAGCACATGTTGCAGTCTCACTATATAGGAAATTGTGGGTTCCCTTGTGGGATCTATACTGCATTTCTGCGCGGCGGTCAACAGGTATTCCTCGCACAATTCATGCAACTGCTGATCAACCTCTAGTTTCACATATTTCTCTAAAATTAACAGGTTGTTTTCTAGGACATCGGGTGGATCTGAGTTGCTTGACTTATTTGCTgcaaatattacaatatttaaattgttttatttattaaaacatgtCACTCTGGTTACCTAGTGCcttatttaaagttaattcctctaaaagaGCAAAGTATTTGGCCGtatttatcattattatcaCAACAAACACTAAATTTGTGCGAAATTCGCGACCATTTGCTAGAGATGAGTGTTTACAGTGGCACAAGTGCAATCGATAAGCTGAACAAAGTGCTGGCAATATAGCTACTTCAAGGGGTACATCAATTATCGGCTTAcgttaatttctaaaaataaattacataaattattcacaactattaaaattgttataaatttgttatttcCTTACGGAATGTCTTTCAAGAATCAACAGTTCTTATGCACTATTTAACTTCTAGCTATTTCTACCCTAAATCTAGCTATGTTTTGCCAATCGATAGTCGGCTGCACTGGCGGCGGATTGCGCATCGACTGCATCATTTCGCTCTGGTCATACTGGCCCACGAACAAAAAAAGAGCAGCAGGAAAATCGAACAACTTTCTTTTTCCCCTGCTTTGTGTGAGTGCATGCAAAAACACAAAGTGCGCAGAATAGCTTAATTCAGCTAACCGATTCGGACTCGAACGTGCATCAATTGTCCAGCGGCACCGACGCTCCGCCCACCGTCAGCCGCCCCCGCGAAAAAAAGATTGCCAAAAACACCTACGCGCAGGCAATTAAGTCCGTGTgatattgtgtgtgtgtgctcgcgagtgtgtgtgtgagtgtgtagtGCTGCTGGGCAGTAAACATTTTCTGGTGAAAATCGGgggaaaatgaagaaaatcCTGTCCAAGTTCGAGCGCAATGAGAACTCGCGACTGGAGAACCcgcccaacagcagcagctcgTCGTCCTCGAACGAGAAGAACAGCTTTGTGGGCAAGGTCTTTACAGTGGGACGCGTCACGGTCACCGTGGAGGATGTCCTGGCAGAAGGTACACATACTGCTACCCATCTATATTTGTCCGCACTTCCCCTATCTCCCAACACGTAGCACGTAGCGATTATGCTTATCACCGGGCTGATTTACAGGTGGGCAGTAGCCTACATGCCCTCTTTCGTTTCTCCCTCCGGCAGATTAGATAAAAATCGAGAATTCCCAAATGTGGGGCGTACACAAACCGCTAAAGAGCATAAAAATCAGCTGCGTATCCACTTAATTGGGGGCGCCACTTGTCGCATTTCCGATTATACATACGGTCGAAATTAACTAACTGGGACgataaaagtattttcaaaattgaaGTCTTTATTGTTAGGTTTAGTAAGACTTTTTTTagtaataaatgtaaaaataacttACCTTTCTAtagatttttagttttaaatttaaaaaactattaccaaataaattacactttagtttcaaaaattatccaacaaataatatattcattttttacAACTAATTTTTCTATTCAAATATATCTCTGAACTAGTTATGCTAAAAACTATATGAATTGACTTTCATAACCCATAACATCCTGTATAACTTAACTCATAACTTATGTATTTCAATaattcgaattttaaatttctttgtttttttgactaatgggtttttgtgttttaagaAGCTCGACTGTACAAACACAGTCACAGTTCTAGTTGGTTTTTCCAAAGAATACCCATAGAATTCCCGTAGCCACTACACATGGccacaaatcaattgaatcaattatgttaatttaGCCAATGAAGCGGCAAGACCAACACTCAACTGCCTTCATCAGCCGACTGTCTCCCAGTTTTCCGTTTTTCACCTTTCCCCGAGCTAAATGGCAAAGTTCGCCCCTAAGGAAATAGCTTTGTCCTTGTCCTTGAAATGTGGAGTGCACCACATCCCCGTCCCGCGTGCAAGTGCCTCCTTGGCTTGGCACAAACACCAGCCATCTAACGTTGGATCATCTAACGATTGCTCACACAATGCCTTTCCTTCCATTCGCTACCTCTCCTTTAGACATTACgtagtttcttttttgttaCTTTTATACATTTGGCAAGCGGACTCGATTCGTAATATTGTTTTGCGCTGCGCTGGCGCCGCTGTCAGACAGTCAGCTGTTGTGGGGGATACCCTGTAATTTATTGGGGGAAAGTGTATAGACTTAGGCCATTTCTCCGCGATAAATAAAGTGCTACATAAGTTCtcctttaaattgtttattcaTTCTCATTTTaactaatgattttaattgaataaacGAACAAATTTTATGTAGATTTatggccgttttctcgtccgcctgttaaatttaaaggaagcTTTAAACACAGTTTTCCTATatgatttcaaggttttaacactactttaaatttaacaaacgaacGAGAAAGCGGCCCTTGGAATTATGACTCTCAGTGGGAAtggagttttttaaaatattaataggtTTACGACGAAacaaatgttttcatttttagaaTTTCTAACTCCCTTAAGAAATATTTCTGTACTTTGCTTAAAATACATCAttattacattacattacattataaatttttaacgttttagtaatattgtaaattagttttatttaaaaaaaatcattaattttttcattgatctattaattctttttttactgTCCAAATATGCTGAGCATGTTTACAGTACACAGTACTTAATcaccttatattttttacctGCTTTCTTTAAGTTAACTTTGAGCACCCAACAAGACAGCAAAagtagcaacaacaattaGAAATGACTAAGCGACAAACGGTTAACGAATGGAGCTTTTTTCCTTGCCCCACCTTAACCCCCCTTAACGCCCACTTTGCATTTGACTCCCCATTTAGCCCCTTTCAGCCACTTTGTCTACCCTCGTTTGCGTTTCAAATTGCCTTCTCCAGTTTTCTCGCATCGCTACAATTGTGCATTGTTGGTGTTGCTTTTCATACTATTATTACTGAATGTTGTTGCTGTACTTTTTGCCAAAGTtgatttgttgctgttggctgGCAACCTTCAGCATTGATTAACATTTGACGCCATAATTTCACAAAGTCGAGCAAAAATCAAGCAAAAATGGTTACACTCGTATGTCCGCTATtcattctctctctttttatggacaggaaattattttttacatttgtaatatattttgttgtagattttttgtgaaattttggtatttaaataattattggtTCGCATTAAAAATAACCAGTGAGCATTAggttaaatcaatttaattaaaaaatatatttgaaccCTATTTagatgatatttttctcagtgacTACGCTCCctatcttttttttctcacCCCCCGATCTTCCCCCGTTGAGTATTGTTATTGTCGcatgttattgttgttatttctgTACGTGACCTTcaatagtttagtttatattgCGTTGCCTTTTTATCGTACATTTTGAAGTGGCGCAAAACGACAGGTGAAGAGGGTCTGAATGTGGGGGCTCTACTTGAATTCTATTtgcaataaaatgaaataaacctCATGCAAATCGCCTGTTAGGCAAAACATGTGTAAATCGTTCCATGGCCAGACAGTAACTGCTATCGTTCGAATTTAGATACCCTATAATTGCAGCTCAGTTGAGTGCATATTTGCACAGCACTTGAATTAcgagaaaaatagaaaatagttaTGAAGCACACGTATTCATTATGAAGGGAGATAAAACCATATTACTCACCTTATTAAATTCTAATAATGTTTCTCAACGAATCTTAAAAAAGTGGtttttggcattaaaattttgaataagtagcgaaactaaaaaaaaaatgttgatattTCCACCCCTTTATTTTCTACTTAAtatcattatatattttactaaCAATAAAGTTTTCAATCCCGGGATGACCAATAAGCCTTCCTACAATTAGGCTTACAAAATTGCTTTGCCAAAATCAAATCTTTTTTACTAATAACTTTTTGAAGGCAAAAACTAAACTAACTACTCGTAATAATTTGcaccattttatttgtaactATTAAGGTATCCAACTAGTTGTGTTTTCTAGCACTTAGTCCCCTCACTGAAATATGTGCTTTGCTGTTTACAGCTGACAGCTGTTATGGCTGTCTAGCCCGTCAACCTACCCCCACTAATGCTCCGGTTTTCTCTTCCCCCATCTCCCCAAAACTCTCGCAGGTGGTTTCGCCATGGTCTTTTTGGCCAGGGGCAACGGCGGGGGCAGCTCCTCGGCAACCAAGTACGCCCTGAAGCGAATGTACGTCAACAATGAGCACGATCTGAATGTGGCCAAGCGCGAGATACAGATTGCGGTGAGtaaataaatcaggacaaACAGACCTAATCTAATACAACAATCACTTTCACCATTCCAGAGCAACCTGAGTGGGCACAAGAACATCATCGGTTACGTGGACTCGAGCATCACGCCCACTGGGAACGGGGTGTGCGAGGTGCTGCTACTGATGCCCTACTGCAAGCATCACATGCTGGCCATGATGAATGCCAGGTAAACTGAATGagttaattaaattcatttgatCTTTGAACTATAATATAATTGAATAAAATCCCCCTTTAGATTACATGTTGGTTTTACGGAGCCCGAGGTGCTTAACATCTTCTGTGATATTGCCGAGGCGGTCTCCCGATTGCACTACTGTCAGACTCCGATCATACATCGTGATCTCAAGGTTGAGAATATCCTACAGACGGACGCGGGCAACTTTGTACTCTGCGACTTTGGATCGGCCACGGCCAAGACGTTAAATCCGCAGCAGCATGGGGTCACTGTGGTGCAGGAGGAAATACAGAAGTACACAACGCTGTCCTATCGAGCTCCCGAAATGATCGATCTGTACGGGGGAAAGAGTATTACCACCAAGGCGGACATCTGGGCACTGGGTTGCATGCTCTACAAGCTGTGCTTCTTTTCCCTGCCCTTTGGGGAGAGCACACTGGCCATCCAGAATGGGCAGTTCTCCATTCCAGACTCCTCGAAGTACTCGAAGGGCATGCACCAGCTGATTAAATATATGTTGGATACGGATCTGGAGAAGAGGCCAAACATTTGGCAAGTCTGTGAAGTGGCCTTTCGACTGGCTGGCAAGGATAATCCCGTGCAGAATCTACATGTAAGTATGGCTAAAAATTTATTCgaatttatagaaaataatCTTGTATTTATCATTAGAAAACCCCCATTCCAAATTTCGACTTGCTGGTGGTGCCGCCGTTTGAGACGGAGGCCAAGAGGATCAGTGCCGCAGCCTCCAAGGCAGCCAAGGCTCAGAATGTGTCGGTTGTGGAGGCGGGCACCAGCGTAGCTCCTCGTTCTCGGCCCAAGGGTTCCTCCGCGGCGCATGGAGGAAATCCATTGGGTCTCGGCTTGCCTCCCAGTCCCTCGCCAAGGCAGAATATCACTTCGCCACAGCCTCAACCAGTGGTCGAGCAGTTCCAGGCCAACTTTCCAGCCATGCCGCCAGGTCCAACTCATCAGGCGGCTACTCCGGCAGCACCTGCTGCCACTAATCTCTTCGAGACCACTGGCTATCCGGATCCCTTCAATGAGCCAGCcaccgcggtaattccagcagAACTTATTCCAACAGCAGAGGAGCCTAATAAGGAGGAAGTGCCTCAGGATTTGAATGCTGGCGGCACTGGCGGCACGCCCACGAAGAATATGCTGACGCCTCCTAAGCCCAGCGGAGGAGGTGGTCACAGACGAAATGTTAGCGACACCTCGGCCTTCAATAAGTAAGTGGAATATTAGCGAACAAGTTAgtctaaaatcaagaatacaaatttattatagaaatttttaattattgaatGTGATGCTATCTCATAAGTACAGAAATTATAGATCTCCTAACATTTTCTCTAACAAAGACAGAcacatttttgtttgatcaattttaacttttctttttaaatacaaatattcttgattttagacCCTTTTCAATGCTTTGATCCAGCACGATCTGTATGTGTTCTGTGTTCTGCTCTTCTCTTGCTCTCTCACTCACTCTCTGCTTGTCTCTTTCTGTGTGTTCTTCATTCTTAAGAGCTACAAGTGACCAGGACGAAGGCGATGAGCCGCGAAGTCAATAGAAACGTTGTAGCCTTAAGATCTGTAACCCATCATTTACTTATGCTTGCTCTTTTcccttacaattttaattttatcccTTCACTCACTGATCATCATTTAATCATCCATTTATTTCGTTGCGCTCCAGAACGTTTGCCAATGAGACAAGTCAGTTTCTGGCCCCGTTTAACAATAACCTGGCTGCCATGGGAGATGGTCCCCAGACTTTGGCCAGTGCTGCCTCGAATCCCGGGATCTATGCATCTGCAACGGCCAACTCCGCGGCGGTATCCATTAGCGAGTTAATTAAACCTGGACAAACGGCTGTAGAAAAGCGAGTGGAGGCATGGAATCCattcgaggaggagcagccctTCAGCCAAATGACCGAGGATCATATATTCGAGGCGGAGTTCGACAAGATCCGCCAAAGAGGAAGTCAAGGAAGTAAGTTGAGAGGAAGAAAAAATAGGTTATTCcgtgaaatttaaaaagaatatattttttaaagaatgtcaatttataactcaatattAACCAGTATCATTTTTATAGGCATTACAGCCAAATCGGCTTCCACGACATCCACGCTGACGCCCACGGAGCAGAATAACTCTGCGGCTGTGGCTCCTATAGCAGCTGCTCCAGTGCCTGCTCCTCCAATTGCGACCGCCGTTTCGCCGCATCCACCGCAGGTCTCGGAGGATCCCTTCGGATCGGCGCCATTCAACTTGCCACCCGGGCTGCGAGAGAAGGCGAGCTCGCTGCGCAAAACCGGAGGTAAAGCATGAAATTCTACCTTAACCGTTTGCAATGCCAGAATACGTTTAGTTTTCCGATTGTTGCTTTTGTTCGCTCTCAATCTCGATGCAGAAAGTGAAAGTGATTTGAACGTAGACGTAGACGTAGTCTAAAAACTTCCTAGTAACGCTCAGCTCAACTCAGCAGAGAGCCGCCAAGGCGATCTCCTCGATATCCTCCATCCAAGGAGCCGCTTCCAGACAACATCGGCAGCCGCCGAAAGATACGATCAGCTCCAGCTATAGATTATCCATTTGCTAGCCGATCGCTGCACGATCGAAAGATTTAGCGTGCCATATAGAAAAGGGTGGAAGATCCCGCGACGTAGACTACTTAAGTGCAATCAATCAATTTGTAAATACCCCACAATGCACGCACTAATCGTCCCGAAAATACCCCAAAGAAACTGTCTATCTTTCTTCTTTTAACTTGTTTTTGGTGTTTCATAAGTTTTTGGTCACAGATATAAGCAACTCTGTCTCTTTTAggataacaaaaaaaacctaaaatattgataaatgATTATTCAAATTACTATTTAACTATAAAATATCGttaaccattttatttttgaacaaatattaCTTTACGGAAAAATTAGCTAAATATTACAATGATTTTCTATTGAAAgatgaattttattaaaaatgttcaaggttttttttatcacTTTACCATCCCTTTAACCATCTCCAATCTTAGCGCTTCTAACAAAATATAACTTGGTGCTGGTACTAAGCTAGAAACAAATGAAAGCTAAAAAacc
The genomic region above belongs to Drosophila takahashii strain IR98-3 E-12201 chromosome 2L, DtakHiC1v2, whole genome shotgun sequence and contains:
- the Nak gene encoding AP2-associated protein kinase 1 isoform X2, with product MKKILSKFERNENSRLENPPNSSSSSSSNEKNSFVGKVFTVGRVTVTVEDVLAEGGFAMVFLARGNGGGSSSATKYALKRMYVNNEHDLNVAKREIQIASNLSGHKNIIGYVDSSITPTGNGVCEVLLLMPYCKHHMLAMMNARLHVGFTEPEVLNIFCDIAEAVSRLHYCQTPIIHRDLKVENILQTDAGNFVLCDFGSATAKTLNPQQHGVTVVQEEIQKYTTLSYRAPEMIDLYGGKSITTKADIWALGCMLYKLCFFSLPFGESTLAIQNGQFSIPDSSKYSKGMHQLIKYMLDTDLEKRPNIWQVCEVAFRLAGKDNPVQNLHKTPIPNFDLLVVPPFETEAKRISAAASKAAKAQNVSVVEAGTSVAPRSRPKGSSAAHGGNPLGLGLPPSPSPRQNITSPQPQPVVEQFQANFPAMPPGPTHQAATPAAPAATNLFETTGYPDPFNEPATAVIPAELIPTAEEPNKEEVPQDLNAGGTGGTPTKNMLTPPKPSGGGGHRRNVSDTSAFNKTFANETSQFLAPFNNNLAAMGDGPQTLASAASNPGIYASATANSAAVSISELIKPGQTAVEKRVEAWNPFEEEQPFSQMTEDHIFEAEFDKIRQRGSQGSITAKSASTTSTLTPTEQNNSAAVAPIAAAPVPAPPIATAVSPHPPQVSEDPFGSAPFNLPPGLREKASSLRKTGESESDLNVDVDVV